A genome region from Akkermansiaceae bacterium includes the following:
- a CDS encoding DUF3800 domain-containing protein: protein MLPVTSHRFLDEAGDTTFFGKGRIPIVGQPGISLSFSIGMVKFNGDLNEVRDQVRALQNEVLEDRYLNVIPSIRKKCQGKGFYFHATDDPPEVRERFFRFIEGLDCSVEVMVARKIPALFTSKHNGKDAEFYADLLSHLLKNKLKMDQKLVLNIAERGNSTKNANLERALVKATERHAKKHGLGDIACKVVFNVQNHHTEPLLNVADYLCWAVQRVFERGETRYYDFLNEKISLVVDLYDSPSYPGNRHYHTRKNPLTSAKKLSPPSP, encoded by the coding sequence GTGTTGCCCGTGACCAGTCACCGTTTCCTCGACGAAGCGGGCGACACCACGTTTTTTGGCAAAGGGAGAATTCCCATTGTCGGCCAGCCGGGCATTTCTCTGTCGTTTTCGATCGGGATGGTGAAATTCAATGGGGATCTCAATGAGGTTCGGGATCAGGTGCGGGCATTGCAGAATGAGGTTCTGGAAGATCGTTACCTGAATGTCATACCGAGTATTCGTAAGAAGTGCCAGGGCAAGGGGTTCTATTTTCACGCCACAGACGACCCACCAGAAGTAAGGGAACGGTTTTTCCGTTTCATCGAGGGCTTGGACTGCTCGGTGGAGGTGATGGTGGCGAGAAAGATTCCTGCGCTTTTCACCTCCAAGCACAATGGCAAGGATGCCGAGTTCTATGCCGATCTGCTGTCGCACCTGCTCAAAAACAAGCTGAAGATGGATCAGAAACTGGTGCTCAACATCGCGGAGCGGGGCAACAGCACGAAGAATGCGAACTTGGAACGTGCGCTCGTAAAAGCGACCGAGAGACACGCGAAGAAACACGGCCTTGGAGATATTGCCTGCAAGGTCGTCTTTAACGTTCAGAACCATCATACGGAACCCCTCCTCAATGTGGCGGACTACTTGTGCTGGGCAGTCCAGAGGGTTTTCGAACGTGGAGAGACCCGATACTACGATTTCCTAAACGAGAAGATTAGCTTGGTGGTGGATCTCTATGACTCACCATCGTATCCTGGAAACCGCCACTACCACACCCGCAAAAACCCGCTCACCTCAGCCAAAAAATTAAGCCCGCCATCACCCTGA
- a CDS encoding SAM-dependent DNA methyltransferase has product MSDNSASIVSKVWNYAHVLKNAGVGYGDYIEQITYLLFLKLADEMTELGFDNPIPGAFAWGVLSGKSGDDLEIHYRHTLENLGKEPGLVGIIFRKAQNKISNPSDLQRVIKMIADEDWSGMDVDIKGAIYEGLLEKTASSSDKGAGQYFTPRPLIRAIVDVMAPKPGQVIGDPACGTGGFLLAAHDFIQEHNKLSKPEIKHLRTEALRGTDIVPGVVSLCAMNLYLHGIGSTADANDPPVDRADALAQPSGRKFDMILANPPFGKKGGYTIVGDDGKISTEKQEYERDEFWATTSNKQLNFLQHIVSELKIGGTAAVVLPDNVLFEGGAGETIRRELLKRCNVHTLLRLPTGIFYAQGVKANVLFFERKEASEKPWTQDLWIYDLRTNQHFTLKTNPLANKDLDDFKACYTGRDASPQASEEGKKATTPKTDSSESRPCLYQRKETDRFRKFTYEEIIARDKANLDILWLKDDSLEDSENLPAPALLAAEIVESLEAALAEFRAVEEALAEPEAN; this is encoded by the coding sequence ATGTCCGACAACTCCGCATCCATCGTCTCCAAAGTCTGGAACTACGCCCACGTCCTCAAGAACGCGGGGGTGGGTTACGGCGACTACATCGAGCAGATCACGTATCTGCTCTTTCTCAAGCTCGCCGACGAGATGACCGAGCTGGGCTTCGACAACCCCATCCCCGGCGCCTTTGCCTGGGGCGTGTTGAGTGGCAAGAGCGGCGACGACCTCGAAATCCACTACCGCCACACCCTTGAGAACCTCGGCAAGGAACCCGGACTTGTTGGGATCATTTTCCGCAAGGCACAGAACAAGATCTCCAACCCCTCCGACCTCCAGCGCGTCATCAAGATGATCGCTGACGAGGATTGGTCCGGGATGGACGTGGACATCAAGGGCGCGATCTACGAAGGCCTGCTCGAAAAGACCGCCAGCTCCTCCGACAAGGGAGCCGGCCAATATTTCACACCCCGCCCGCTCATCCGCGCCATTGTCGATGTGATGGCTCCGAAGCCGGGGCAGGTGATAGGCGATCCCGCCTGCGGCACCGGCGGCTTCCTGCTCGCCGCCCACGACTTCATCCAGGAGCACAACAAACTCAGCAAGCCGGAGATCAAGCACCTCAGGACGGAAGCCCTGCGCGGCACCGACATCGTCCCCGGCGTCGTCAGCCTCTGCGCGATGAACCTCTACCTCCACGGCATCGGCTCCACCGCCGACGCCAACGACCCGCCCGTGGACCGCGCCGACGCCCTCGCCCAGCCCAGCGGCCGGAAGTTCGACATGATCCTCGCCAACCCGCCCTTCGGCAAGAAAGGCGGCTACACCATCGTCGGCGACGACGGTAAGATCAGCACCGAGAAGCAGGAATACGAGCGCGACGAATTCTGGGCGACCACCAGCAACAAGCAGCTCAACTTCCTCCAGCACATCGTCAGCGAGCTCAAGATCGGCGGCACCGCAGCCGTCGTCCTCCCCGACAACGTCCTCTTCGAAGGCGGAGCCGGGGAAACCATCCGCCGCGAACTCCTCAAGCGCTGCAACGTCCACACCCTCCTGCGCCTGCCCACCGGCATCTTCTACGCCCAGGGAGTCAAAGCCAACGTCCTCTTCTTCGAGCGCAAGGAAGCCAGCGAAAAGCCCTGGACCCAAGACCTCTGGATCTACGACCTCCGCACCAACCAGCACTTCACCCTCAAAACCAACCCGCTCGCCAACAAAGACCTCGACGACTTCAAAGCCTGTTACACAGGTAGGGACGCCTCGCCGCAGGCGTCCGAAGAAGGCAAGAAAGCCACCACCCCGAAGACGGACAGCTCGGAGAGCCGTCCCTGCCTATATCAACGCAAGGAAACCGACCGCTTCAGGAAATTCACCTACGAGGAGATCATCGCCCGAGACAAAGCCAACCTAGACATCCTCTGGCTCAAGGACGACAGCCTGGAAGACAGCGAGAATCTCCCGGCCCCGGCCTTGCTGGCGGCGGAGATCGTGGAGAGTTTGGAAGCAGCGTTGGCGGAGTTCCGGGCGGTGGAGGAGGCGCTGGCAGAACCAGAAGCCAATTGA